From Homo sapiens chromosome 6, GRCh38.p14 Primary Assembly, the proteins below share one genomic window:
- the ZBTB24 gene encoding zinc finger and BTB domain-containing protein 24 isoform 2 (isoform 2 is encoded by transcript variant 2): MAETSPEPSGQLVVHSDAHSDTVLASFEDQRKKGFLCDITLIVENVHFRAHKALLAASSEYFSMMFAEEGEIGQSIYMLEGMVADTFGILLEFIYTGYLHASEKSTEQILATAQFLKVYDLVKAYTDFQNNHSSPKPTTLNTAGAPVVVISNKKNDPPKRKRGRPKKVNTLQEEKSELAAEEEIQLRVNNSVQNRQNFVVKGDSGVLNEQIAAKEKEESEPTCEPSREEEMPVEKDENYDPKTEDGQASQSRYSKRRIWRSVKLKDYKLVGDQEDHGSAKRICGRRKRPGGPEARCKDCGKVFKYNHFLAIHQRSHTGNDVFKADCSVLQNWE; this comes from the coding sequence ATGGCAGAAACATCGCCAGAGCCTTCTGGGCAGCTTGTTGTACACTCAGACGCTCACAGTGACACTGTGCTGGCCAGTTTTGAGGATCAGAGGAAGAAAGGCTTCCTCTGTGACATTACTTTAATCGTGGAGAATGTACATTTCCGGGCCCACAAAGCCTTACTTGCTGCCAGTAGTGAATACTTCTCAATGATGTTTGCAGAAGAGGGGGAAATCGGCCAATCCATTTATATGCTGGAAGGCATGGTTGCAGACACCTTTGGTATCCTGCTGGAATTTATCTACACAGGTTATCTCCATGCCAGTGAGAAAAGTACAGAACAAATCCTGGCTACTGCTCAGTTCTTAAAAGTCTATGACCTGGTAAAGGCTTACACAGACTTCCAAAATAATCATAGCTCCCCAAAGCCAACAACTTTGAACACTGCTGGTGCCCCAGTGGTTGTTATCTCTAATAAGAAAAACGATCCTCCAAAGCGGAAACGGGGAAGACCAAAAAAAGTCAATACATTGCAGGAGGAGAAATCAGAACTGGCTGCAGAGGAAGAAATACAGTTAAGAGTGAACAATTCAGTTCAGAATAGACAAAACTTTGTGGTTAAAGGAGACAGTGGTGTACTGAATGAGCAAATtgcagcaaaagaaaaggaagaatcgGAGCCTACTTGTGAGCCAAGTAGAGAGGAGGAAATGCCAGTTGAAAAAGATGAGAACTATGATCCCAAGACCGAGGATGGCCAGGCAAGCCAGAGTCGATACAGCAAGCGGAGGATTTGGAGATCCGTCAAACTTAAAGATTACAAACTTGTTGGGGATCAAGAGGACCATGGTTCAGCCAAGAGGATCTGTGGAAGGAGAAAGCGCCCTGGAGGCCCTGAGGCCCGCTGTAAAGACTGTGGCAAGGTCTTTAAGTACAATCACTTTTTAGCAATCCACCAGAGGAGCCACACAGGTAATGATGTTTTCAAAGCTGATTGCAGTGTGTTGCAGAATTGGGAGtag